Proteins encoded together in one Pangasianodon hypophthalmus isolate fPanHyp1 chromosome 18, fPanHyp1.pri, whole genome shotgun sequence window:
- the ngs gene encoding notochord granular surface isoform X3, whose product MSRSPERISSYRRHFEGALASSSSTCHIRVSSPSPRRRETRHRSASYTRSARRAQSGTRSARLTGSVSMGALCVGMGLGGALDLEAASAANQDYLNTRTSERQEMITLNDRLAVYIEKVRSLEQQNKLLETEIEALKGRYVKPSGLRMMYEEQLRELTRVADQMRMQRDLAVAAKEAMAAQLEMVKAKYEEALEARKKAEQDIEAFKPDVDAATAARIALEKQLENLEVEMEFLQRIHKQEIEELMAQIYETVSKVDVAFALPDLASALKEIQSQYDSIAARNLQEMDAWYKTKFQDLNTASTRHVESVRGIREEVVSYKKDIQNKQRELDTLNIRYETLLAQIRDNQEKYRKVEEDLQARIEALKLDMKAVKEKIALLLKEYQDLLNVKMALEIEITTYRKLIEGEDTRLSAMVQGMSLMSISISGSLSTSGVRASGALAELAGGAAAVSSKLPPSSNGQQETTEEFSHEQAVEMTERKTVLIR is encoded by the exons ATGAGTCGCAGCCCAGAGCGCATCTCCTCGTACCGGAGGCACTTTGAAGGAGCTctcgcctcctcctcctccacctgccACATCCGGGTCTCCAGTCCGAGTCCACGCAGACGCGAAACCCGCCACCGGTCCGCCAGCTACACCCGCAGCGCGCGCAGGGCTCAGTCCGGCACCCGCAGCGCGCGCCTCACCGG CAGTGTGAGTATGGGCGCTCTGTGTGTTGGTATGGGTCTTGGAGGTGCACTGGATCTGGAAGCTGCTTCTGCTGCCAATCAGGACTACCTAAACACACGTACAAGTGAGAGACAGGAGATGATCACCCTCAATGACCGCCTGGCTGTCTACATCGAGAAG GTGCGTTCTCTGGAGCAGCAAAACAAACTGCTTGAGACTGAGATTGAAGCCCTGAAGGGCCGCTATGTGAAGCCTTCAGGCTTGCGCATGATGTATGAGGAGCAGTTGAGAGAACTTACGAGGGTTGCTGACCAGATGAGAATGCAGAGG GACCTTGCTGTTGCTGCTAAGGAGGCCATGGCAGCGCAGCTGGAGATGGTCAAGGCCAAGTATGAGGAGGCACTGGAAGCCAGGAAAAAGGCTGAACAGGACATTGAAGCTTTCAAGCCT GATGTTGACGCTGCCACTGCCGCCCGCATTGCTCTGGAGAAACAGCTAGAGAACCTGGAGGTAGAGATGGAGTTCCTTCAGAGGATTCACAAACAG GAAATCGAAGAACTGATGGCTCAGATTTATGAAACCGTGTCTAAAGTCGATGTGGCCTTCGCTCTTCCTGACCTCGCATCCGCCCTCAAAGAGATTCAGTCCCAGTACGACAGCATCGCTGCACGAAACCTGCAG GAAATGGACGCCTGGTATAAGACGAAATTCCAGGACTTGAACACGGCGTCAACGCGGCATGTGGAATCCGTACGGGGAATTAGGGAAGAAGTCGTGAGCTACAAGAAGGAC aTTCAGAATAAGCAGCGGGAGCTGGATACACTTAACATCAGGTATGAGACTTTGTTGGCTCAGATTCGTGACAACCAAGAGAAATACAGGAAGGTGGAAGAGGACTTACAG GCCCGTATTGAGGCACTGAAGCTGGATATGAAGGCAGTGAAAGAGAAGATCGCTCTGCTGCTGAAAGAATATCAGGATCTCCTGAATGTGAAGATGGCTCTTGAGATCGAGATTACCACCTATAG GAAGTTGATTGAGGGCGAGGACACCCGTTTATCAGCAATGGTGCAAGGCATGTCTCTGATGAGCATCAGCATCTCAGGGAGTCTCAGCACCTCAGGGGTGAGAGCGAGCGGAGCCTTGGCTGAATTGGCTGGTGGAGCAGCTGCGGTGTCCTCAAAGCTGCCGCCATCTTCTAATGGCCAACAGGAAACCACAGAGGAGTTCTCCCACGAGCAGGCCGTGGAAATGACGGAGAGGAAGACTGTCCTCATCAGGTAA
- the ngs gene encoding notochord granular surface isoform X2, whose product MSRSPERISSYRRHFEGALASSSSTCHIRVSSPSPRRRETRHRSASYTRSARRAQSGTRSARLTGSVSMGALCVGMGLGGALDLEAASAANQDYLNTRTSERQEMITLNDRLAVYIEKVRSLEQQNKLLETEIEALKGRYVKPSGLRMMYEEQLRELTRVADQMRMQRDLAVAAKEAMAAQLEMVKAKYEEALEARKKAEQDIEAFKPDVDAATAARIALEKQLENLEVEMEFLQRIHKQEIEELMAQIYETVSKVDVAFALPDLASALKEIQSQYDSIAARNLQEMDAWYKTKFQDLNTASTRHVESVRGIREEVVSYKKDIQNKQRELDTLNIRYETLLAQIRDNQEKYRKVEEDLQARIEALKLDMKAVKEKIALLLKEYQDLLNVKMALEIEITTYRKLIEGEDTRLSAMVQGMSLMSISISGSLSTSGVRASGALAELAGGAAAVSSKLPPSSNGQQETTEEFSHEQAVEMTERKTVLIS is encoded by the exons ATGAGTCGCAGCCCAGAGCGCATCTCCTCGTACCGGAGGCACTTTGAAGGAGCTctcgcctcctcctcctccacctgccACATCCGGGTCTCCAGTCCGAGTCCACGCAGACGCGAAACCCGCCACCGGTCCGCCAGCTACACCCGCAGCGCGCGCAGGGCTCAGTCCGGCACCCGCAGCGCGCGCCTCACCGG CAGTGTGAGTATGGGCGCTCTGTGTGTTGGTATGGGTCTTGGAGGTGCACTGGATCTGGAAGCTGCTTCTGCTGCCAATCAGGACTACCTAAACACACGTACAAGTGAGAGACAGGAGATGATCACCCTCAATGACCGCCTGGCTGTCTACATCGAGAAG GTGCGTTCTCTGGAGCAGCAAAACAAACTGCTTGAGACTGAGATTGAAGCCCTGAAGGGCCGCTATGTGAAGCCTTCAGGCTTGCGCATGATGTATGAGGAGCAGTTGAGAGAACTTACGAGGGTTGCTGACCAGATGAGAATGCAGAGG GACCTTGCTGTTGCTGCTAAGGAGGCCATGGCAGCGCAGCTGGAGATGGTCAAGGCCAAGTATGAGGAGGCACTGGAAGCCAGGAAAAAGGCTGAACAGGACATTGAAGCTTTCAAGCCT GATGTTGACGCTGCCACTGCCGCCCGCATTGCTCTGGAGAAACAGCTAGAGAACCTGGAGGTAGAGATGGAGTTCCTTCAGAGGATTCACAAACAG GAAATCGAAGAACTGATGGCTCAGATTTATGAAACCGTGTCTAAAGTCGATGTGGCCTTCGCTCTTCCTGACCTCGCATCCGCCCTCAAAGAGATTCAGTCCCAGTACGACAGCATCGCTGCACGAAACCTGCAG GAAATGGACGCCTGGTATAAGACGAAATTCCAGGACTTGAACACGGCGTCAACGCGGCATGTGGAATCCGTACGGGGAATTAGGGAAGAAGTCGTGAGCTACAAGAAGGAC aTTCAGAATAAGCAGCGGGAGCTGGATACACTTAACATCAGGTATGAGACTTTGTTGGCTCAGATTCGTGACAACCAAGAGAAATACAGGAAGGTGGAAGAGGACTTACAG GCCCGTATTGAGGCACTGAAGCTGGATATGAAGGCAGTGAAAGAGAAGATCGCTCTGCTGCTGAAAGAATATCAGGATCTCCTGAATGTGAAGATGGCTCTTGAGATCGAGATTACCACCTATAG GAAGTTGATTGAGGGCGAGGACACCCGTTTATCAGCAATGGTGCAAGGCATGTCTCTGATGAGCATCAGCATCTCAGGGAGTCTCAGCACCTCAGGGGTGAGAGCGAGCGGAGCCTTGGCTGAATTGGCTGGTGGAGCAGCTGCGGTGTCCTCAAAGCTGCCGCCATCTTCTAATGGCCAACAGGAAACCACAGAGGAGTTCTCCCACGAGCAGGCCGTGGAAATGACGGAGAGGAAGACTGTCCTCATCAG TTAA
- the ngs gene encoding notochord granular surface isoform X1: MSRSPERISSYRRHFEGALASSSSTCHIRVSSPSPRRRETRHRSASYTRSARRAQSGTRSARLTGSVSMGALCVGMGLGGALDLEAASAANQDYLNTRTSERQEMITLNDRLAVYIEKVRSLEQQNKLLETEIEALKGRYVKPSGLRMMYEEQLRELTRVADQMRMQRDLAVAAKEAMAAQLEMVKAKYEEALEARKKAEQDIEAFKPDVDAATAARIALEKQLENLEVEMEFLQRIHKQEIEELMAQIYETVSKVDVAFALPDLASALKEIQSQYDSIAARNLQEMDAWYKTKFQDLNTASTRHVESVRGIREEVVSYKKDIQNKQRELDTLNIRYETLLAQIRDNQEKYRKVEEDLQARIEALKLDMKAVKEKIALLLKEYQDLLNVKMALEIEITTYRKLIEGEDTRLSAMVQGMSLMSISISGSLSTSGVRASGALAELAGGAAAVSSKLPPSSNGQQETTEEFSHEQAVEMTERKTVLIRTVKTDEDVIQRDTQERTITISGAADETDE; this comes from the exons ATGAGTCGCAGCCCAGAGCGCATCTCCTCGTACCGGAGGCACTTTGAAGGAGCTctcgcctcctcctcctccacctgccACATCCGGGTCTCCAGTCCGAGTCCACGCAGACGCGAAACCCGCCACCGGTCCGCCAGCTACACCCGCAGCGCGCGCAGGGCTCAGTCCGGCACCCGCAGCGCGCGCCTCACCGG CAGTGTGAGTATGGGCGCTCTGTGTGTTGGTATGGGTCTTGGAGGTGCACTGGATCTGGAAGCTGCTTCTGCTGCCAATCAGGACTACCTAAACACACGTACAAGTGAGAGACAGGAGATGATCACCCTCAATGACCGCCTGGCTGTCTACATCGAGAAG GTGCGTTCTCTGGAGCAGCAAAACAAACTGCTTGAGACTGAGATTGAAGCCCTGAAGGGCCGCTATGTGAAGCCTTCAGGCTTGCGCATGATGTATGAGGAGCAGTTGAGAGAACTTACGAGGGTTGCTGACCAGATGAGAATGCAGAGG GACCTTGCTGTTGCTGCTAAGGAGGCCATGGCAGCGCAGCTGGAGATGGTCAAGGCCAAGTATGAGGAGGCACTGGAAGCCAGGAAAAAGGCTGAACAGGACATTGAAGCTTTCAAGCCT GATGTTGACGCTGCCACTGCCGCCCGCATTGCTCTGGAGAAACAGCTAGAGAACCTGGAGGTAGAGATGGAGTTCCTTCAGAGGATTCACAAACAG GAAATCGAAGAACTGATGGCTCAGATTTATGAAACCGTGTCTAAAGTCGATGTGGCCTTCGCTCTTCCTGACCTCGCATCCGCCCTCAAAGAGATTCAGTCCCAGTACGACAGCATCGCTGCACGAAACCTGCAG GAAATGGACGCCTGGTATAAGACGAAATTCCAGGACTTGAACACGGCGTCAACGCGGCATGTGGAATCCGTACGGGGAATTAGGGAAGAAGTCGTGAGCTACAAGAAGGAC aTTCAGAATAAGCAGCGGGAGCTGGATACACTTAACATCAGGTATGAGACTTTGTTGGCTCAGATTCGTGACAACCAAGAGAAATACAGGAAGGTGGAAGAGGACTTACAG GCCCGTATTGAGGCACTGAAGCTGGATATGAAGGCAGTGAAAGAGAAGATCGCTCTGCTGCTGAAAGAATATCAGGATCTCCTGAATGTGAAGATGGCTCTTGAGATCGAGATTACCACCTATAG GAAGTTGATTGAGGGCGAGGACACCCGTTTATCAGCAATGGTGCAAGGCATGTCTCTGATGAGCATCAGCATCTCAGGGAGTCTCAGCACCTCAGGGGTGAGAGCGAGCGGAGCCTTGGCTGAATTGGCTGGTGGAGCAGCTGCGGTGTCCTCAAAGCTGCCGCCATCTTCTAATGGCCAACAGGAAACCACAGAGGAGTTCTCCCACGAGCAGGCCGTGGAAATGACGGAGAGGAAGACTGTCCTCATCAG AACAGTTAAGACAGATGAGGATGTCAttcagagagacacacaggagcGCACCATCACCATCTCCGGAGCAGCAGATGAGACAGACGAGTAG
- the pgm3 gene encoding phosphoacetylglucosamine mutase, with amino-acid sequence MAQFEEVSKKSALHPKPKGLTLQYGTAGFRTTANHLDHVMFRMGLLAMLRSKKTKSTIGVMVTASHNPEEDNGVKLIDPMGEMVTPAWEGYATQLANAEQEALCTVLKDIIEKEAIDMSEAASVVTGRDTRPSSENLSRAVLDGVSCLEGHSLDFGLVTTPQLHYMVLCSNTNGCYGTATTQGYYEKLSKAFIELTKNAPKRTDDQKRLLVDGANGIGALKMREMEAFLKSELQVELFNDGSSGRLNYLCGADYVKVQQKPPQGMHMGPVQRCCSFDGDADRIVYYYNDSAGRFHLLDGDKIATLISTYLKELLTQAGLNLQVAVVQTAYANGSSTQYLENVMKVTVCCTKTGVKHLHHAAQEFDIGVYFEANGHGTVLFSKKAEEKIQQLAKDPNASDEKKLTAKLLENTVNLINQATGDAISDMLLIEAVLAIRGMTVQEWDAIYTDLPNRQLKVKVADRRVIDTTDAERRAVTPAGLQDSIDALVQKYKQARAFVRPSGTEDVVRVYAEADTQENVDGLAHQVSLAVYRLAGGVGEEPKPLK; translated from the exons ATGGCCCAGTTTGAGGAAGTGTCCAAGAAATCTGCACTCCATCCAAAACCGAAGGGGCTGACATTGCAGTACGGTACGGCAGGGTTCCGCACCACTGCGAATCATTTGGACCATGTGATGTTCCGCATGGGCCTGTTGGCCATGCTGAGGTCCAAAAAAACCAAGTCCACCATTGGAGTCATGGTCACTGCCTCTCACAATCCAGAG GAGGACAATGGGGTGAAGCTGATTGACCCAATGGGGGAGATGGTGACTCCAGCTTGGGAAGGCTATGCCACTCAGCTGGCCAATGCAGAACAGGAAGCTTTATGCACTGTCCTGAAGGATATCATTGAGAAAGAAGCCATTGACATGAGTGAGGCAGCGAGTGTTGTCACTGGCCGTGACACCAG GCCAAGCAGTGAGAATCTGTCACGGGCCGTGTTGGATGGAGTTTCCTGTTTAGAAGGCCATAGTCTAG aCTTTGGCTTGGTGACCACACCTCAGCTGCATTATATGGTCCTATGTAGCAACACCAATGGTTGCTATGGAACTGCTACAACACAAGGATATTATGAGAAACTCTCCAAGGCTTTCATTGAGCTCACTAAGAAT GCCCCGAAACGCACTGATGACCAGAAGAGGCTGCTGGTGGATGGGGCCAATGGGATCGGAGCATTGAAGATGCGAGAAATGGAGGCATTTCTCAAGTCTGAGCTGCAGGTGGAGCTCTTTAATGATGGCAGCAGTGGCAGACTTAACTATCTGTGTGGAGCCGACTATGTGAAAGTGCAGCAGAAACCTCCACAAG GTATGCATATGGGGCCGGTTCAGCGCTGCTGCTCCTTCGATGGTGATGCAGATCGTATTGTTTACTATTATAATGACTCTGCTGGACGTTTCCATCTTTTGGACGGAGATAAAATAGCTACTCTGATTAGCACATACCTCAAGGAGCTTTTGACACAG GCAGGGCTGAACCTGCAGGTCGCTGTGGTTCAAACAGCATATGCCAATGGAAGCTCTACACAGTACCTTGAAAATGTCATGAAG GTTACAGTGTGCTGTACGAAGACAGGAGTGAAGCATCTACATCACGCAGCTCAGGAATTTGACATTGGAGTTTACTTTGAAGCCAATGGCCATGGAACT gttctgtTCAGTAAAAAAGCAGAGGAGAAGATCCAGCAGCTAGCCAAAGACCCGAATGCGAGTGATGAGAAGAAACTCACAGCAAAGCTTCTGGAGAACACTGTGAACCTTATCAACCAG GCTACAGGTGATGCCATTTCAGATATGCTGCTAATTGAAGCAGTGCTGGCTATCAGAGGGATGACTGTTCAGGAATGGGATGCTATTTACACAGACCTGCCCAATCGCCAGCTCAAAGTCAAG GTAGCAGACAGGCGTGTGATAGACACAACGGATGCAGAGCGTCGGGCAGTAACACCAGCAGGATTACAAGACTCTATAGACGCTCTGGTCCAGAAGTACAAACAAGCCCGGGCCTTTGTTAGACCCTCTGGCACTGAGGATGTGGTTAGAGTGTATGCTGAAGCTGACACCCAG GAAAATGTAGATGGCTTGGCACATCAAGTAAGTTTGGCTGTATATCGACTAGCTGGAGGAGTTGGAGAGGAGCCAAAGCCTTTAAAGTGA